Proteins encoded in a region of the Lycorma delicatula isolate Av1 chromosome 6, ASM4794821v1, whole genome shotgun sequence genome:
- the Trs23 gene encoding trafficking protein particle complex subunit 4-like protein Trs23 isoform X3 yields the protein MQVLDNPENYPLTLRFARPRMTTNEKIFLASMFYPLFAIASQLSPEPKSSGIEVLEADTFKLHCFQTLTGVKFMVVAEPSQTGLELLLRKIYELYADYALKNPFYSLEMPVRCELFDSNLQALLEQVEKTGISENRDCRVSSKFLVSLVTSRHDVFISPGKVSKGHSHWERSVFPNSTMKT from the exons ATGCAAGTTTTAGATAATCCTGAAAATTATCCATTAACATTACGTTTTGCTCGTCCAAGAATGActactaatgaaaaaatatttcttgctaGTATGTTTTATCCACTATTTGCAATTGCAAGCCAACTTAGCCCTGAACCTAAAAGTTCTGGAATTGAAGTTTTAGAAGCCGATACATTTAAACTTCATTGTTTTCAAACGCTAACTG gtgttAAATTTATGGTTGTAGCAGAACCATCACAAACTGGATTAGAATtgttattaaggaaaatatacgAGCTGTATGCTGATTATGCcttaaaaaatcctttctattCATTAGAGATGCCTGTAAGGTGTGAACTGTTTGATTCTAATTTGCAAGCATTATTAGAACAAGTTGAGAAAACAGGAATAA GTGAAAACCGGGATTGCAGAGTCTCAAGCAAGTTTCTCGTCAGTTTAGTTACAAGTCGTcatgatgtttttatttctccaGGGAAAGTCAGCAAAGGACATTCACACTGGGAGAGAAGTGTGTTTCCAAACAGCACTATGAAAACTTGa
- the Trs23 gene encoding trafficking protein particle complex subunit 4-like protein Trs23 isoform X2 — protein MVIYGVYIVSKSGGLIFNHDHNVPKIENEQTFNYPLDVKLIYENKKIVVSFGQRDGIMVGHVLLSINNIPVTGKQLDDGRDAMQVLDNPENYPLTLRFARPRMTTNEKIFLASMFYPLFAIASQLSPEPKSSGIEVLEADTFKLHCFQTLTGVKFMVVAEPSQTGLELLLRKIYELYADYALKNPFYSLEMPVRCELFDSNLQALLEQVEKTGISNV, from the exons ATGGTTATTTACGGAGTTTATATAGTTTCTAAGTCTGGTGGTTTAATATTCAATCACGATCATAATGTACCCAAGATCGAGAAtgaacaaacatttaattatcCTTTAGATGTTAAGttaatctatgaaaataaaaaaattgtggtttCGTTTGGGCAGAGGGATGGTATAATGG ttGGTCATGtactattatcaataaataacataCCAGTGACTGGTAAACAGTTGGATGATGGAAGAGATGCCATGCAAGTTTTAGATAATCCTGAAAATTATCCATTAACATTACGTTTTGCTCGTCCAAGAATGActactaatgaaaaaatatttcttgctaGTATGTTTTATCCACTATTTGCAATTGCAAGCCAACTTAGCCCTGAACCTAAAAGTTCTGGAATTGAAGTTTTAGAAGCCGATACATTTAAACTTCATTGTTTTCAAACGCTAACTG gtgttAAATTTATGGTTGTAGCAGAACCATCACAAACTGGATTAGAATtgttattaaggaaaatatacgAGCTGTATGCTGATTATGCcttaaaaaatcctttctattCATTAGAGATGCCTGTAAGGTGTGAACTGTTTGATTCTAATTTGCAAGCATTATTAGAACAAGTTGAGAAAACAGGAATAAGTAATGTTTGA
- the Trs23 gene encoding trafficking protein particle complex subunit 4-like protein Trs23 isoform X1 yields the protein MVIYGVYIVSKSGGLIFNHDHNVPKIENEQTFNYPLDVKLIYENKKIVVSFGQRDGIMVGHVLLSINNIPVTGKQLDDGRDAMQVLDNPENYPLTLRFARPRMTTNEKIFLASMFYPLFAIASQLSPEPKSSGIEVLEADTFKLHCFQTLTGVKFMVVAEPSQTGLELLLRKIYELYADYALKNPFYSLEMPVRCELFDSNLQALLEQVEKTGISENRDCRVSSKFLVSLVTSRHDVFISPGKVSKGHSHWERSVFPNSTMKT from the exons ATGGTTATTTACGGAGTTTATATAGTTTCTAAGTCTGGTGGTTTAATATTCAATCACGATCATAATGTACCCAAGATCGAGAAtgaacaaacatttaattatcCTTTAGATGTTAAGttaatctatgaaaataaaaaaattgtggtttCGTTTGGGCAGAGGGATGGTATAATGG ttGGTCATGtactattatcaataaataacataCCAGTGACTGGTAAACAGTTGGATGATGGAAGAGATGCCATGCAAGTTTTAGATAATCCTGAAAATTATCCATTAACATTACGTTTTGCTCGTCCAAGAATGActactaatgaaaaaatatttcttgctaGTATGTTTTATCCACTATTTGCAATTGCAAGCCAACTTAGCCCTGAACCTAAAAGTTCTGGAATTGAAGTTTTAGAAGCCGATACATTTAAACTTCATTGTTTTCAAACGCTAACTG gtgttAAATTTATGGTTGTAGCAGAACCATCACAAACTGGATTAGAATtgttattaaggaaaatatacgAGCTGTATGCTGATTATGCcttaaaaaatcctttctattCATTAGAGATGCCTGTAAGGTGTGAACTGTTTGATTCTAATTTGCAAGCATTATTAGAACAAGTTGAGAAAACAGGAATAA GTGAAAACCGGGATTGCAGAGTCTCAAGCAAGTTTCTCGTCAGTTTAGTTACAAGTCGTcatgatgtttttatttctccaGGGAAAGTCAGCAAAGGACATTCACACTGGGAGAGAAGTGTGTTTCCAAACAGCACTATGAAAACTTGa